Part of the Streptococcus ilei genome is shown below.
CATGAAACGTGGTGGTAAGGTTTGGATCAAGATCTTCCCACACAAATCATACACCGCTAAAGCTATCGGGGTACGTATGGGATCTGGTAAAGGGGCACCTGAAGGTTGGGTAGCACCAGTTAAACGTGGTAAAGTAATGTTTGAAGTTGCTGGTGTATCTGAAGAGATCGCTCGCGAAGCGCTTCGTCTTGCAAGCCACAAATTGCCAGTTAAATGTAAATTCGTAAAACGTGAAGCAAAATAAGGAGAGGTCATGAAACTTACAGAAGTAAAAGAATTTGTTAAAGAACTTCGTGGTCTTTCTCAAGAAGAACTCGCGAAGCGTGAAAATGAATTGAAGAAAGAATTGTTTGAACTTCGTTTCCAAGCAGCTGCTGGTCAATTGGAACAAACTGGACGTTTGAAAGAAGTGAAAAAACAAATCGCTCGTATCAAAACTGTTCAATCAGAAGCTAAATAATAGACTAGGGAAGGAGAATTTCAATGGAACGCAATAATCGTAAAGTTCTTGTTGGACGCGTTGTGTCTGACAAAATGGACAAAACAATCACAGTTGTAGTTGAAACTAAACGTAACCACCCAGTCTATGGTAAACGTATCAACTATTCTAAAAAATACAAAGCACATGATGAAAACAACGTTGCCAAAGAAGGCGATATCGTTCGTATCATGGAAACTCGTCCGCTTTCAGCTACAAAACGCTTCCGTCTTGTAGAAGTTGTTGAAGAAGCGGTCATCATCTAATCTGACCTGAAAGGAGAAAACTTAAATGATTCAAACAGAAACTCGTTTGAAAGTTGCTGACAACAGTGGTGCACGCGAAATCTTGACCATCAAAGTTCTTGGTGGTTCAGGACGTAAATTCGCAGGTATCGGT
Proteins encoded:
- the rpmC gene encoding 50S ribosomal protein L29, with amino-acid sequence MKLTEVKEFVKELRGLSQEELAKRENELKKELFELRFQAAAGQLEQTGRLKEVKKQIARIKTVQSEAK
- the rplP gene encoding 50S ribosomal protein L16, which gives rise to MLVPKRVKHRREFRGKMRGEAKGGKEVSFGEYGLQATTSHWITNRQIEAARIAMTRYMKRGGKVWIKIFPHKSYTAKAIGVRMGSGKGAPEGWVAPVKRGKVMFEVAGVSEEIAREALRLASHKLPVKCKFVKREAK
- the rpsQ gene encoding 30S ribosomal protein S17; the protein is MERNNRKVLVGRVVSDKMDKTITVVVETKRNHPVYGKRINYSKKYKAHDENNVAKEGDIVRIMETRPLSATKRFRLVEVVEEAVII